DNA sequence from the Bradyrhizobium diazoefficiens genome:
CGATACCGGAACGTCGGGGAACACGCGGATCCAGACGCGGCCGGCGCGCTTCATGTGGCGGGTCAGCGCGCGGCGGGCGGCTTCGATCTGGCGCGCGGTGACGCGCTCAGGCTCGGTCGCCTTCAGGCCGAACTGGCCGAACGCCAACGTCGCGCCCGAAGACGCAACGCCGTGGATGCGGCCCTTATGCGCCTTCCGGAACTTCGTTTTCTTAGGTTGCATCATGGCTTTAAGCCCTCAAATTCTCTGTGCTGGCGTCAGGCCGCAGCGTGGTCGCGGCGCTGACGGCCGCCACGATCACCACCGCCACCGGTCTCGCCTTCGGCCATTCTCTTGTCCTGGGCCATCGGATCGTGCTCGAGGATCTCGCCCTTGAAGATCCAGACCTTGACGCCGCAGGTGCCGAAGGTCGTGAACGCGGTCGCAACGCCGTAATCGATGTCGGCGCGCAGCGTGTGCAGCGGCACGCGACCTTCGCGGTACCACTCCATGCGCGCGATTTCCGCACCGCCGAGACGTCCCGAGCAGTTGATGCGGATGCCTTCCGCGCCGAGACGCATCGCCGACTGCACGGCGCGCTTCATGGCGCGGCGGAACGCCACGCGGCGCTCGAGCTGCTGCGCGATCGACTCGGCCACCAGCGTCGCATCGAGCTCCGGCTTGCGGATTTCCACGATGTTGATGACGACGTCGGACGAGGTGATGTCCGCGACCTTCTTGCGCAGCTTGTCGATGTCGGCGCCCTTTTTGCCGATCACCACGCCCGGACGGGCCGAGTGGATGGTGACGCGGCACTTCTTGTGCGGACGCTCGATCACGATACGGGCGACGGCCGCCTGCTTGAGCTCCTTGTGCAGGATCTCGCGGATCTTGACGTCCTCGTGCAGCAGCTTGCCATATTCCTGCTTGCCGGCGAACCAGCGGGAATCCCAGGTCCGGTTGATGCCGAGACGCAGACCGATCGGATTGATCTTTTGACCCATCGTATTCTCCTGCGACCCTTAAGCCGCTGCTGCTTCGGCTTCGACCTGACGAACAATGATCGTCAGCTGCGAAAATGGTTTGTAGACACGGCCCGAGCGGCCCCGGCCGCGGGCGGCAAAGCGCTTCATCACGAGACCATTGCCGACAAAGGCCTGCGCCACGACCAGATCGTCGACGTCGAGGTCATGGTTGTTCTCGGCATTGGCGATCGCCGATTCCAGGCACTTCTTCACGTCAACCGCGATCCGCTTGCGCGAAAACTGCAGGTCGGCAAGCGCAGCGGAAGCCTTCCGGCCGCGAATGAGCTGGGCGACCAGGTTGAGCTTCTGCGGGCTCACCCGCAGCATCCGGGCGACCGCCTTGGCCTCGTTCTCGGCGAGGCTCCGTTCGCGCTTAGGTTTGCTCATCGTTTAATCCTCAAGCCTTCTTGGCTTTCTTGTCGCCGGAGTGGCCATGGAAGGTCCGGGTCGGCGAGAACTCGCCGAACTTGTGACCGACCATTTCCTCATTGACGGCCACCGGCACGTGCTTCTGACCGTTGTAGACGCCGAAGGTCAGGCCGACGAACTGCGGCAGGATCGTCGAGCGACGGCTCCAGATCTTGATGACGTCGTGACGGCCGGACGCACGCGCGGCATCTGCCTTCTTGAGCAGAGAACCCTCGACGAACGGGCCTTTCCAGACTGAACGAACCATGTCCGTCGTTCCTTACTTCTTCCGCTTATGGCGGCTTAGGAGAATGAATTTGTTGGTCGACTTGTTGGTGCGGGTCTTCTTGCCCTTGGTCGGCTTGCCCCACGGAGTAACCGGGTGGCGACCGCCCGAGGTACGACCTTCACCACCGCCGTGCGGATGGTCGATCGGGTTCATCGACACGCCGCGGTTGTGCGGCTTACGACCCAACCAGCGATTGCGACCGGCCTTGCCGATCGAGGTGTTCATGTGATCGGGGTTCGACACCGCGCCGATCGTGCCGCGGCAACGGCCGTGCACCAGGCGCTGCTCGCCCGAGTTCAGGCGGATGATGACGTAGTCCTGGTCGCGACCGACGAGCTGGGCGTAGGTGCCGGCGGAACGGGCGAGCTGACCGCCCTTCCCGATCTTGACCTCGATGTTGTGGATGATCGTGCCGACCGGCATGTTGCCGAGCGGCATGACGTTGCCCGGCTTCACGTCGACATAGTTGCCGGCGACGATGGTATCACCGACGGCAAGGCGCTGCGGCGCGAGGATGTAGGCCTGCTCGCCGTCCTGATACTTGATCAGCGCGATGAAGCCCGTGCGGTTCGGATCATATTCCAGCCGCTCGACCGTCGCGGGAACGTCGATCTTCTCACGCTTGAAGTCGACGGTGCGCAGCGTCCGCTTGTGACCACCACCCCGGAAGCGCACGGTGATGCGTCCGGTGTTGTTGCGGCCGCCCGAGGAGTGCTTGCCTTCGGTGAGCGCCTTTACCGGCTTGCCCTTGTAGAGCGCCGAACGATCGACCATGACCAGCTGGCGCTGGCCCGGCGTCGTGGGATTGAATGTCTTCAGTGCCATCGTCGTACGACCTTACAGACCGGTGGTGACGTCGATCCGGTGGCCCTCTTCGAGGGTCACGATCGCGCGCTTGGTGTTCGACTGCGAGCCGAGATTGCCGCGGAAGATCTTGGTCTTGCCCTTGCGGACCAGCGTGTTGACGCTCTTGACCTTGACGTCAAACAGCTTCTCGATCGCTTCCTTGATCTGCGGCTTGGTCGCCTTGGCGGCCACCTTGAACAGGACCTTGTTGTGCTCGGACGCCAGCGTCGCCTTTTCGGTGACAACCGGAGCGACGATCACGTCGTAATGGCGTGCCTCGATGTTCTTCGTCATTTGAAGCGCGCCTCCAGCGCATCGATGGCGGCCTTGGTCAGAACGAGCTTCTGACGGCGCAGGATGTCATAGACGTTGATCCCCTGGATCGGCAGCACGTCCATGTTCGGGATGTTGCGGGCCGCAGCGGCAAAGCCGTTGTTGAGCTCGGCGCCGTCGATGATCAGCGCGTTCGTCAAGCCGAGGCCCGAGAAGTGACCGAGCAGCGCCTTGGTCTTGGCGGCTTCGAGCGCGGCCTTGTCGATCACGAGCAGATCGCCGTCCTTAGCCTTGGCCGAGAGCGCATGCTTGAGCGCGAGCGCACGGACCTTCTTCGGCAGGTCGGTGGCGTGCGAACGCACCACCGGACCGAAGGCACGACCGCCGCCGCGGAACTGCGGCACGCGGGCCGAGCCGTGACGAGCACCGCCGGTGCCCTTCTGCTTGTACATCTTCTTGCCGGTGCGCCAGATCTCGGCCCGGCCCTTGGC
Encoded proteins:
- the rplP gene encoding 50S ribosomal protein L16, which produces MMQPKKTKFRKAHKGRIHGVASSGATLAFGQFGLKATEPERVTARQIEAARRALTRHMKRAGRVWIRVFPDVPVSKKPAEVRMGSGKGSPELWVARVKPGRVLFEIDGVNTQTAREALTLAAAKLPIKTRFVERIAE
- the rpsC gene encoding 30S ribosomal protein S3, with protein sequence MGQKINPIGLRLGINRTWDSRWFAGKQEYGKLLHEDVKIREILHKELKQAAVARIVIERPHKKCRVTIHSARPGVVIGKKGADIDKLRKKVADITSSDVVINIVEIRKPELDATLVAESIAQQLERRVAFRRAMKRAVQSAMRLGAEGIRINCSGRLGGAEIARMEWYREGRVPLHTLRADIDYGVATAFTTFGTCGVKVWIFKGEILEHDPMAQDKRMAEGETGGGGDRGGRQRRDHAAA
- the rplV gene encoding 50S ribosomal protein L22 → MSKPKRERSLAENEAKAVARMLRVSPQKLNLVAQLIRGRKASAALADLQFSRKRIAVDVKKCLESAIANAENNHDLDVDDLVVAQAFVGNGLVMKRFAARGRGRSGRVYKPFSQLTIIVRQVEAEAAAA
- the rpsS gene encoding 30S ribosomal protein S19 — encoded protein: MVRSVWKGPFVEGSLLKKADAARASGRHDVIKIWSRRSTILPQFVGLTFGVYNGQKHVPVAVNEEMVGHKFGEFSPTRTFHGHSGDKKAKKA
- the rplB gene encoding 50S ribosomal protein L2, translating into MALKTFNPTTPGQRQLVMVDRSALYKGKPVKALTEGKHSSGGRNNTGRITVRFRGGGHKRTLRTVDFKREKIDVPATVERLEYDPNRTGFIALIKYQDGEQAYILAPQRLAVGDTIVAGNYVDVKPGNVMPLGNMPVGTIIHNIEVKIGKGGQLARSAGTYAQLVGRDQDYVIIRLNSGEQRLVHGRCRGTIGAVSNPDHMNTSIGKAGRNRWLGRKPHNRGVSMNPIDHPHGGGEGRTSGGRHPVTPWGKPTKGKKTRTNKSTNKFILLSRHKRKK
- a CDS encoding 50S ribosomal protein L23 encodes the protein MTKNIEARHYDVIVAPVVTEKATLASEHNKVLFKVAAKATKPQIKEAIEKLFDVKVKSVNTLVRKGKTKIFRGNLGSQSNTKRAIVTLEEGHRIDVTTGL
- the rplD gene encoding 50S ribosomal protein L4, whose amino-acid sequence is MELKVTTLEGKEAGSVQLSDAIFGLEPRQDIIARCVQWQLNKRQAGTHKAKGRAEIWRTGKKMYKQKGTGGARHGSARVPQFRGGGRAFGPVVRSHATDLPKKVRALALKHALSAKAKDGDLLVIDKAALEAAKTKALLGHFSGLGLTNALIIDGAELNNGFAAAARNIPNMDVLPIQGINVYDILRRQKLVLTKAAIDALEARFK